CCAGGAAGGTCACGTAATTGGTGCGGACGTCGGAGTCGAGTTGGCCGCCGTCGATCAGCTTGGTGACCATGAAGAGTCCCAGGATGTCGGCTTTGCCCTCTTCCAGCGTGGAGGCCTTCTCCTTGAGAGCCTGGCGGACCGTGCCCTCTCCCGAGATGGTGTTCTTGATGCCCAGTCCATGAGCCACCTCGTGGAACATGACGTTTGAAAAGAAGGCGTCGAAGTCGATGAACTGACGCTGATCGGGAGCGATCATCTCGTCGGACAGCGGCAGCAGAATCTTGTCGAACTTGGCCCTCATGGCGTTCTTCAGTTGCAGGCGGCGGGTGCCCTTTGCCAACTGCACGGCTTCGTCGTTGGGCAGGTTGATAGCGATGGTCTTGGACCCGGCGTTGCAGTCGCCCGCGTAGTAGACGACGTCATAGGCGTTGAGGTCGGACTCCAGCCCCGGGGTCTCGCTCTTGTAGGCCTTATCCACGGGAAGCTGGCCCTGCAGGTCGGGCAGCATGCTGGTGTAGCGGGCCAGGCGGCGGCTCCATTCCTGATCCTTGACCAGTACGTAAGCCTCGTTGGCGGCCTTGGCGCCGTTCAGTTGGTCTTCGTAGGTCTCGATGGGACCGATGACGATATCGAGGGTATTGTCCTTCATGTCCATCCAGGCCATGTCGGAGGGCCGGTACTCGTCGGTCTGCAGGGCCTGGATGCGCGAGTCGAGGTACTTCTTGAGTCCTTCGTTCGTGGCCATCAGGGCGGCCCGGCCCAGCCAATGAGAAGCCACGGCGTAGGAGTCCTGGAAGAACTCTGAATAGGGAATGGCCTGCAGGTCGCCGTCCTGGTCGCGCCTCACCATGGTGTAAAGGCTGCCCAGGGCGGGGTTGTCGGCCAGCGCCTGCTGATACTCGTCCTTGCTCATATCGCGAGGATAGAAATTGGCTCCGGCGGGCTTGGGACCGATGCCTTCGACGAAGGGTTCGTTCTCCTCCAGGCGGTCCCAGGGACCGTAGTTGATCTCGGCGTAACGGCGTACCCGGGGATCGGAGATGGACCGCATCAGTTCGCTCTTGTCGCCGTAGGCCTGTTGCCAGAAGGCCCCGTCCATGGCCTTGGCGGCCTCGATGAGGTAGGGGATGATCTTTTTCTGCTCATCGCCGAGGACGGACAGGTCGGTCGTCAGCCGGACGGTCGTGTACTTGTTCAACTTAGCCTCGATTTCGCTGCCGGAATCGTCCGCCGGATCGCCCGAGGGGACCCCGCAGGCGCCCAGCAGCACAATCAGCAGTGCACTGATGATTCTCTGTGTCATGGTGGCGTATCCTCCCGCCGTTGCTCGAATTGTTGCGGGAGACATTGTATCGGTATGGAAGGCGGGAAGCGAGCCGGGAGGCGGGAAAGGGTGGGCGGAGCAGCCGAGACGCTCCTCTCTCAGGTGCGGTTGAGCCACCATCGCCGCACGAAGGCCAAAGCCACGCCCAGCACGATGCAGGCCAGGAAGGGGACGATCAGGGTGGGAAGTCCGATCAGCACGATCGCGACCACCCCCGCGGCGAAGATCAGGCCGGGGATGGTCGAAACAGGAATCTTGTTGATGAGAATGCCTCGATGAAATTTCGTCATAGCAATGTTGATTACGCCCTCTTAAGCGCGGCTATTCTATAGCCGGCGGGAATTTTTCCAGTCTGGTGTCGAGCTTCCAGGCTGATACTTTCCAAGCGCCGGCGCATCGGACAATATAAGTAGGGAGAGATTTCATGCCACATCAGCGCGCTATTCGGATGTTTCTTGTTGTTTTCCTGGCCGTGTGTCCGCTCTGGGCGCAGGCCCAATCCCAGGATCAGCAGCAGCCTCCCAGCATCGACGCCCGCGTCGACGCCGTCAAAGTCGACGTCTTGGCCGTCACGCCAAACGGAACTCCGGTCAAGGGCTTGAAGAAGGACGACTTCAGAATCTACGAGGAGGGCGTCGAGCAGGAGATCCTCAATTTCTTCCCCGTGGAGGCGCCCTTCAGCGTGGGACTGGTGCTCGACACCAGCTACAGCACGGTGGGCAAGCTGGGCCAGATTCAGGACGCCGCCATTCACTTCGTCAATGCCCTTCACCCCCAGGACGAAGTGATGGTGATTTCATTCGACGACGAGGTTTACTTCGACTCCGACTTCACTGCCAACCGCGACGACACCCACCGGGCCATCAAGTCGACGCGCACCGGCGATTCCACGCAGGTTTACGAGGCCGTCTGGCTGGCTCTGGAACAGATGGAGCGCAGTCGCTACAGACGGGTTCTGGTGATCTTCACCGACGGTGTCGATACCGCCAGCCACCTGACGAGTTCCAGGGACACGCTGGACAAGGCCAAGGAGTCGAATACCCTTATCTACACCGTCTACTTCGACACCGAGATGGACGCCATCAGGAAAATCCGCGAGTACTATCGGAACCCCACGGCAGGACCCTTGGGAGCTCCGCCCGCGGGATCTCCGCCCACCGTACCCGGTCAAAGTCCCACGCCCACGCCCGATATCAATCCGCTGCCGGTCCCAGTTCCCACACCGCCGCGGCGCCGCACCCCCCGCGACATCCAGGAAGAGCGCGAAGCGATCGAGCGCGAGAGGCTGCGCTACAACATCGCTCAAAGCTATCTCAAGAATCTGGCTAAGTTCACCGGAGGCGAGAACTTCAAGGCCCGCTCGGACGTATCGAACCTGGCCACGGTCTTCGCCTCCATCGCCGAGGAACTGCGCTCGCTCTACACTCTCTCCTACGTCTCTTCCAATCCCGAGAGGGACGGCGAGTTCCGCAAGATCGAGGTCCGAAGCGAGCGCAAGAACCTGCGACTGCGCCACCGCGAGGGTTACCTGGCGGCAAAGGACTGAAGCCCGCCGGACTGCTTCAAACCACGTGCGCCGAGTCCGAATCGGACAGGGTGGGCTTCCAGTTGGGGATCTCGGGTATAGTGGCGCTGAGCAGTTGGTCCACGTTCTCCACGAAGATGAACTCCATTTGCCCGGCCACGTTGTCGGGGAGCTTCTTGAGATCCTTGCGGTTCTGGGCGGGCAGAATCACGCGGCCGACTCCCGCCCGCTGAGCGGCCAGCACTTTTTCCTTGACCCCTCCCACCGGCAACACCAGCCCCGAGAGGGTGATTTCGCCAGTCATGGCGGTATCGGCCCGGGCCGCCGTCTTGGAGTAGAGTGAGGCCAGCGCCGTTACCATGGTCACGCCGGCCGAGGGGCCGTCCTTGGGGATGGCTCCGGCCGGGATATGGATGTGCACACCTGAGTTTTTGAACTGCTTTGGATCGATGCCGAACTGCTGGGCCCGCGACCAGATATAGCTTTGAGCCGCCTTGGCCGACTCCTGCATCACCTCACCCAATTGGCCGGTCAAGGTCAGTCCGCGGCCTTCCGGCAGCAGGGAGGCCTCGATAAAGAGGACGTCCCCTCCGCTTTCCGTCCAGGCCAGTCCCGTGGCCACCCCCGGCGACAGCTTGCGGCGCGCCTCCTCGGGGAAGAAAAGCTCCACGCCCAGCATGTCGTCCAGATCGCCGATCTGCACCTGCACGGCCTCTTGCCGGCCCTCGGCGAACTGGCGCGCCACCTTGCGGGCGATCTTGCCCACCGCCCGCTCCAGTTGGCGGACGCCCGCTTCGCGGGTATAGCGGTCGACGATGCGCTCCAGGGTGTCGTCGCCAATGACGCACTGCTGCTCATCGAGTCCCACTTCGTCGATTTGGCGCGGCACCAGGTAGCGCTTGGCGATCTGCACTTTCTCGTCGGCGGTGTAGCCTTCCAGGCGGATCACTTCCAGACGGTCCAGCAGGGGACGCGGGATAGTCCCCAGGGTGTTGGCCGTGACGATGAAGAAGACCTTGGAAAGGTCGAAAGGCAGATCCACGTAGTTGTCGCGGAAAGTATGGTTCTGGGCCGGATCCAGGATCTCCAGCAGGGCGGCCGCCGGATCTCCCCGGAAGTCGCGTCCCAGCTTGTCGATCTCGTCCAGCATCAGCACCGGATCTTTACTGCCGGCGCGGCGCAAAGCCTGGATGATGCGTCCCGGCATGGAACCGATATAAGTGCGGCGGTGTCCGCGCAGTTCCGACTCGTCGTGCAGTCCGCCCAGGCTGATGCGCTCGAAGGGACGGTTGAGCGATCGGGCGATGGACTTGCCCAGCGAGGTCTTACCCACGCCCGGAGGTCCAGCGAAACAGATGATGGGCGCCTTGGCGCCGGGATTGAGCTTGTGCACCGCCAACTGGTCGAGGATGCGCTCCTTGACCTCTTCCAGATCGTAGTGATCTTCATCCAGCACGTCTTTGGAGTGCTGCAGGTCGATCTCGCTCTGGGTGGTCTTGTTCCAGGGCAGGTCGAGGATCAGGTCGAGGTAAGTCCGTATGGTGTGGTACTCGGGCGAAGCGGCCTGCAGTCGCGAGAGGCGCTTCAGCTCGCGTTCAGCCTCCTTGTGGGCCTCCTCCGGCAGTTCGGCCTCCTCCAGGCGCTCGCGCAGCATCTCGATCTCGGCTCCCTCGCCGTCCTCTTCTCCCAGTTCCTGCTGAATCTGGCGCAGTTGGCGGCGCAGGATGTACTGCCGCTGCTCCTGGTTGATCTCGCTCTGGGCCTGGCTGGAGATCTTCTCGCGAAGCTCCAGCACCTGCAGTTCGTAGCTGAGAATGTCGCTCAACTGCTGAAGGGCCACACCGAGCGAGTTGGCTTCCAGGATCTTCTGCTCTTTTTCGACCTCCATGCCCGCCATTGACGTCAGCAGGTAGGTGATGCGCGGACGGTCGCTGGTCTTGCCCAGCAGCGCATTGAGGTCGAAGGAGTCCTGATGGCGGGCCAGCGCGAAGACCTGCGCCGAGGTCTCCAGCACGGAGCGAAAGAGGGCTTCCGTCTCGGCCGAGTCGTCCTCGCGGATGGGAGCGGGGTAAAAGTAGGCCTGCAAGTAGCCATCGGCCCCTGCACCCACGGCGTCCAGCCTGACGCGCTCCACTCCCTGAACCAGCACTTCCATCGACTTCTCGCGGCGAGCCACCTTGCGGATGATGGCCCGAACGCCCACCTCGTAGAGGTCGGACGATTGAGGATTCTCCACCGAGGCATCTTTTTGGGCCACGATGAGGATTTCCTTGGATTCCGTGTTGAGAGCCGTCTCGATAGCTGCCATCGATTGGGGGCGCCCGGCCGAAAGGGGAGCCAGCAGGTGGGGAAAAACCACCGAGTTCTTGAGCGGCAGCAGCGGAAGGCTCGATCTGTTTTCAGTAGCGTTGTCTTGCATGTTTTTTGTCCAGAGAGAACCCGGCCCGCCCCGGAATCGCTCCGTCAGGCGGGCCGAATTCGAAAATCTATGTCAAGGCCGGGACGCTGTCCCCCCCGACCGCCATGCTAAAGACCTAAGATCCGATCAGCCCCAGGTCAAGTCGTTTCTCAAATCTCTTTTCTCTGTCATCGCTACTAGAGATGTGTTTACGGGTACAGATGTTTCGTCCTCGACCGCTGCACATGGTCGGCTTTGATCTGAGCCGACCCATTCGCGTACCATGCAGCGATGGCAAAGGGGGAACGGGCCCGATGGTGATGGCGTGGATCGAGTTCGCCGTGTGCCTCCTTCTCATCGGCCTGGCCGGAAGCCGGCTTTCCCTCTACGGAGACGTGATCGCCGAGAAGACGGGCTTGAGCGGCACCTGGATCGGGATACTGATGCTGGCCACGGTGACTTCCCTTCCCGAGCTGGTCACCGCACTCAGCGCCGTAACCCTGGCTCAGGCGCCCGACATCGCCGTGGGAGGCATTTTCGGAAGCTGCGTCTTCAACCTGGCCATCATCGTTCTCATCGACTTCGTCCTGCGTCCCGACTCGGTCTATGAGAGAACCAACAACGGACTCATCGTTTCGGCCTGCTACAGTCTGGTCATCATCGGCGTGGGCGCCTTCAGCCTGGTGCTGGCCGGATACGGCGAACCGCCGCATTTACTGCACGTCAGCCTCTCCACTCCCCTGATCGTGGCCATCTATCTGCTGGCCATGCGCAACATCTTCACATTTGAACGCAGCCGCCAGGCTGAGATGACGGTGGAAGCCGACTTCGACTACCTGCACGTGAGTCTTCCCAAGGCGGTATTCGGCTACACGGCGGCTTCCCTGGTGGTGGTGGGCGTGGGCATCTGGCTGCCTTTCGTGGGCGAGGACCTGGGAGCGGCCATGGGCTGGCAGAGCACCTTCATCGGCAGCCTTTTCATCGCCTTGGCCACCTCCCTGCCCGAAATGGTCGTGACCCTGGCCGCGGCCCGCCTGGGCGCCATCGACATGGCGGTGGGCAACCTCTTCGGCTCCAACCTCTTCAACATCCTGGTTCTGGCCGTCGCCGACAGCGCTTTCTTGCCGGGCCCTCTGCTGGCCGCCGCTTCGCCGCTGCACCTGATTTCGGCGCTCTCCTCCATGATCATGACGGGATTGGCGGTCGTCGGAATCTACCAGGGCACCCGCCACCGCCCCTTCAGAATCGTCGGCTGGGTCAGCGTCTTCCTGGCCCTGGCCTACATCCTCAACACCTACCTCATCTTCGTCCTCGACCGCTGAGCCAGGTCGAAGGTCGAGGTTCGATTTGCGAAGTTCGAAGTGTTGAAACGGCTAGAGTTCAAAGAGCGGACGCAAGGAGCGGTAAGCCTCACGGAAGCGGTCGTAGTGGGGACGGTAAGCTTCTGCGCTGTCGGGGCGGGGACGGATGGGCTGGCCCAGATTGACGGCAGCCTGAGTGGCCTGCTCGATGTCGGGCCAGAGGCCGGTTGCGATGCCGGCCAGCATGGCGGCGCCCAGGGCGGCGCCTTCAGGGGCCTCAACGGCCACCAGTTCGGTGTCGAGGACGTCGGCCAGAATCTGACGCCACACCGGGCTCTGGGCTCCGCCGCCGGCGAGGCGGATTTGGCGCACGCCGGAAATGCCGACCCTTTGCATGAGCGCCAGGTTATCGGCCAAGGCGAAGGCGACGCCTTCCAGCACGGCCCGGGTCATGTGAGCGCGCTGGTGGGAGAGGGTCAGTCCCAGGAAGGCTCCCCGCGCTTTAGGATCGGCGTGAGGCGTCCGCTCGCCTGACAGATAGGGGAGGAAGAGCAAGCCGTCGCAGCCCGGCGCGATGTCGGCCGCTTCCTGCACCAGTTCGGCGAAGTCCATTCCCGCGGCGGCGACGTCGCGGTGCCAGCGCAGGCTGCCGGCGGCCGAGAGCATGACGCCCATGACGTGCCAGGTGCCGGGCAGGGCGTGAGGGAAGGCATGGAGCGCGCCTTTATCGTCAGTTAACGGACGCTCCGAGGAAGCGAAGACCACGCCTGACGTCCCCAGCGTGAGGGAGACGACACCTGGCTTGCAGGCGCCCGTTCCCACGGCTCCGGCTGCTTGATCGCCGCCTCCCCCGACCACCGGCGTTCCCACTGCCAAGCCGGTGAAACGGGAGCCGGACGCGCTGATTTCCCCGGTGACTTCAGTGCCTTCGTGGGTAGGCGGCAGCCAGCTCGAGGGGACGTCAAAGGCCTGCAGCAATTCCGGCGACCAATCGCGGCTGCGCAGATCGAGCATCAAAGTACCGCCCGCCCCGGCTTTGTCGGTGGCGAACCCTCCCGTCAGCTTGTAGCGCAGGTAGTCCTTGGGAAGCAACACCCGGCGGAGGCGGGAATAAATCTCGGGCTCATGGCGGCGCACCCACATCAGCTTGGGCAGCGTGAATCCGGGAAAAGCGTCGTTGCCGGTGATCTCGACCAGTTTCCTCAGCCCCAGACGGCGGCGGATCTCGTCGCATTGAGCTGAAGCCCGCTGGTCGTTCCACAAAATGGCGGGACGCAGCACTTCTCCGCTCTCATCCAACAGCACCAGCCCGTGCATCTGCCCGGTCAGTCCCACCCCACACACCGAATCAGCAGCGGCTCCAGCCTCTTGCAGCGCCCTTTTGACGGCCTGGCAGGCCGCCTCCCACCAAAGCCTGGGGTCCTGCTCGGCCCACAGCGGACGCGGCGTCGACAGCTCGTAGGAAGAGGAAGCCACCGACACCACCTCCCCTTTCTCGCTCAACAAGAGGGCCTTGGTGGCCGTCGTGGAAACATCGATGCCGAGAGCCAAGCTCATCGTCACTCCACCCTGAGAACCACCGGCTGATCGGAATCTTTGTAAAGCGGCTGGGAGGCATCCTGAGCCAGCAAGACAGGATGCGGCGACGGCAGGGCCGGCAACAGGGCGAGGACGGCGTTAAGGCGCATCATTTCTTCTCCTTGCTGGAAAGCGTCTCTTCAATGGGCGGAAGGGCGGCCGGGTCGGGCGCCCGTTGACGCACCAGGTGGGCTTCGATCCAGCCGCGATGGACGTCGGGACGCATCATGGCCTCTACGATACCGGCATGATCCAGGCCGTTGATGCGGTCGTTGGCGGCCCGCAGCGCGTCCATGGAGATCTTGAGGGCCACGTCGACGGGCATCCGCTCGGGATTGATGTCGATACCGAAGTAGCCCTGGTAGCCGTGCATCTTGAGGGTGTAGAGTCCGGCTTCCATCTGCTCGGGCGAGACCGCTCCCACGTTGAGGTCCTGGTCGTAGTTGCCCAGGGGCTGGCTGTTCCAGTGGGTGTGTGCCAGGCGTCCTTCGCCCAGCGGCCAGCTCAAAGCGTAGGGCAGGTCCTCGAATCCCATGTGGACGTGGCCGATCTCGGGATTCATGCACATCAGCTTGTGGCCTTCATCGAGCAATTCGCGGTTGCGCGGATGCTCGAGCTGGGCCTCGACCTCGTGGCCCAGCAGCACGCCTTCGGGAGTGAGTCCGTAGAGAATGCGTCCGCGGGGTTCGTAGGGCTTGGGTTCGAAGGCCACGCGAGTGCCGGGCACCGCGTCCATGGCCTGGGTCAGGCCCTGGCTGAAGCGGCGCCTCATGGCGGCGAAGTCGACTCCGAAAGGGTTCTCGTAGCCGTCGATGCCCGGCCACACCACCGAGAAATCAGCCCCTACCTCCTGCCCAATCTGGAAGGCCTCGACAGTTCGTTGAATAGCGGCTTGGCGCGGCCCCGGCAGGGGACTGGAAAGCGACCCCCACTCGAACTGAGGATCGTAAAAGAGCAGCGGAACCACGGTAATGAGCGGAATCCCCGTGTCCCTGGCGAACGACTTCCAAATCTCGAGATTATCTTCGTTGATTTCGTTGGGGTAATGGGCTTCCAGTCCCGCCAGCCCGTAGTCCTTGAGGCCGGCGGCGATCTCCAGGCGCTGCTCCAGCCCGATGTCGGCCTTGTACTTGTCGTGAAAGCGGGAGTCGAAGGGAGAGAAAAACCAAATGCCCGCCGAGAACTTGAGGTCCAGCTCGAAGCTCTGCAGATGCCGGACCAGCTCTTCCGGCGAGCGCTGTTGGGCTTGAGGACGAAGATCGTTCAGTGCCATGCGCTTATGTCCTTTGCTCAGTTGAAGAAAAGAGGTGAAAAATGAATCATGACCAGGCCTACCAGAATCAGCGTGATTCCTGACAGCAGCCGGCCGAGGTTTCCCTACCGCTGCGCTCGCGCCGGATGGCCCAGCCGGCGATGTCGGCCACGATAGCGAAGTAGATGCCGATGACGACCCAGTCCAGCGCCGCGATGCCGGCAGTGTTCCCCATGACGGTATCTCCACCTGATCTTCTTTATTCAAACGATTGAACTCGTCGATGAGGCGTGATTTAATACCATCTCGCAGGTAATGTCAAGATGAGTTCGGAGCGTCGGCAACCCCTTTCGAGGGAGTCCGTGCTCGCTCAAGGCGAGCGATCCGCCCCTATTCGCCAGGGCTGCGTAGGCCGAGCCGGCGAGCGAGTTGAGACCGAGTCCGTGCTCGCTGAAGGCGAGCGATTCGTTAGCCCAGGGTAAGCTCCGACGAGCGAAGCGAGACGGAAGCGCCACCCTGGGTTGCGACAGCACAGCAGCCAGAACGCTGAAGGCGTGAGATAGCGTTACGTGCCTCCGGGCGCTATCAGAAAAGAATCTCGTGGATCGATCCAGTCAAACCCCTAAGCGGGTCACCTTAAAGGACATCGCCGAGCGCGTCGGCGTCTCGCCTTCGACCGTCTCGCTGGTGCTGAGCGGGGCTCCCCGGGCGCAGGCCTTGGCCGCCGAGACTCGGGCCAAGGTGACACAGGCGGCCGAGGAGCTGGGATACCGTCCCAACTACCTGGCCCGCTCCCTCCGAGGCAAGCGGACGTTTTCGGTAGGCGTGCTGGTGCCCGAGTTCAGCGAAGGCTACAGCGCCGGCTTGCTGAGCGGCGTGGAATCGCAGTTGGACGCCGACGGCTACTCCTACCTGATGGTCAGCCACCGATCACGACCGGCCCAGTTGGAGCGCTCCATGCGCCTGCTGGAGGACCGCGGGGTGGAGGGACTCATCCTCATCGCGGCCCAGCTCGAGGGTCCTCCCCCCCTTCCCTGCGTGGTCATCTCGGGGCACCGTCCCGTGAAGGGCAGCAC
The Acidobacteriota bacterium genome window above contains:
- a CDS encoding Zn-dependent hydrolase; this translates as MTQRIISALLIVLLGACGVPSGDPADDSGSEIEAKLNKYTTVRLTTDLSVLGDEQKKIIPYLIEAAKAMDGAFWQQAYGDKSELMRSISDPRVRRYAEINYGPWDRLEENEPFVEGIGPKPAGANFYPRDMSKDEYQQALADNPALGSLYTMVRRDQDGDLQAIPYSEFFQDSYAVASHWLGRAALMATNEGLKKYLDSRIQALQTDEYRPSDMAWMDMKDNTLDIVIGPIETYEDQLNGAKAANEAYVLVKDQEWSRRLARYTSMLPDLQGQLPVDKAYKSETPGLESDLNAYDVVYYAGDCNAGSKTIAINLPNDEAVQLAKGTRRLQLKNAMRAKFDKILLPLSDEMIAPDQRQFIDFDAFFSNVMFHEVAHGLGIKNTISGEGTVRQALKEKASTLEEGKADILGLFMVTKLIDGGQLDSDVRTNYVTFLASIFRSIRFGLASAHGRANQAEFNFLQEAGAFRYDSENHTYSVDFERMREGVEKMAARILTLQGDGDYDGVNQFLEDYGKAGADLESDLQRLAEKGIPVDIVFEQGVEVLGLQPVAAEEE
- a CDS encoding VWA domain-containing protein; the protein is MFLVVFLAVCPLWAQAQSQDQQQPPSIDARVDAVKVDVLAVTPNGTPVKGLKKDDFRIYEEGVEQEILNFFPVEAPFSVGLVLDTSYSTVGKLGQIQDAAIHFVNALHPQDEVMVISFDDEVYFDSDFTANRDDTHRAIKSTRTGDSTQVYEAVWLALEQMERSRYRRVLVIFTDGVDTASHLTSSRDTLDKAKESNTLIYTVYFDTEMDAIRKIREYYRNPTAGPLGAPPAGSPPTVPGQSPTPTPDINPLPVPVPTPPRRRTPRDIQEEREAIERERLRYNIAQSYLKNLAKFTGGENFKARSDVSNLATVFASIAEELRSLYTLSYVSSNPERDGEFRKIEVRSERKNLRLRHREGYLAAKD
- the lon gene encoding endopeptidase La is translated as MQDNATENRSSLPLLPLKNSVVFPHLLAPLSAGRPQSMAAIETALNTESKEILIVAQKDASVENPQSSDLYEVGVRAIIRKVARREKSMEVLVQGVERVRLDAVGAGADGYLQAYFYPAPIREDDSAETEALFRSVLETSAQVFALARHQDSFDLNALLGKTSDRPRITYLLTSMAGMEVEKEQKILEANSLGVALQQLSDILSYELQVLELREKISSQAQSEINQEQRQYILRRQLRQIQQELGEEDGEGAEIEMLRERLEEAELPEEAHKEAERELKRLSRLQAASPEYHTIRTYLDLILDLPWNKTTQSEIDLQHSKDVLDEDHYDLEEVKERILDQLAVHKLNPGAKAPIICFAGPPGVGKTSLGKSIARSLNRPFERISLGGLHDESELRGHRRTYIGSMPGRIIQALRRAGSKDPVLMLDEIDKLGRDFRGDPAAALLEILDPAQNHTFRDNYVDLPFDLSKVFFIVTANTLGTIPRPLLDRLEVIRLEGYTADEKVQIAKRYLVPRQIDEVGLDEQQCVIGDDTLERIVDRYTREAGVRQLERAVGKIARKVARQFAEGRQEAVQVQIGDLDDMLGVELFFPEEARRKLSPGVATGLAWTESGGDVLFIEASLLPEGRGLTLTGQLGEVMQESAKAAQSYIWSRAQQFGIDPKQFKNSGVHIHIPAGAIPKDGPSAGVTMVTALASLYSKTAARADTAMTGEITLSGLVLPVGGVKEKVLAAQRAGVGRVILPAQNRKDLKKLPDNVAGQMEFIFVENVDQLLSATIPEIPNWKPTLSDSDSAHVV
- a CDS encoding sodium:calcium antiporter, which encodes MVMAWIEFAVCLLLIGLAGSRLSLYGDVIAEKTGLSGTWIGILMLATVTSLPELVTALSAVTLAQAPDIAVGGIFGSCVFNLAIIVLIDFVLRPDSVYERTNNGLIVSACYSLVIIGVGAFSLVLAGYGEPPHLLHVSLSTPLIVAIYLLAMRNIFTFERSRQAEMTVEADFDYLHVSLPKAVFGYTAASLVVVGVGIWLPFVGEDLGAAMGWQSTFIGSLFIALATSLPEMVVTLAAARLGAIDMAVGNLFGSNLFNILVLAVADSAFLPGPLLAAASPLHLISALSSMIMTGLAVVGIYQGTRHRPFRIVGWVSVFLALAYILNTYLIFVLDR
- the xylB gene encoding xylulokinase, with translation MSLALGIDVSTTATKALLLSEKGEVVSVASSSYELSTPRPLWAEQDPRLWWEAACQAVKRALQEAGAAADSVCGVGLTGQMHGLVLLDESGEVLRPAILWNDQRASAQCDEIRRRLGLRKLVEITGNDAFPGFTLPKLMWVRRHEPEIYSRLRRVLLPKDYLRYKLTGGFATDKAGAGGTLMLDLRSRDWSPELLQAFDVPSSWLPPTHEGTEVTGEISASGSRFTGLAVGTPVVGGGGDQAAGAVGTGACKPGVVSLTLGTSGVVFASSERPLTDDKGALHAFPHALPGTWHVMGVMLSAAGSLRWHRDVAAAGMDFAELVQEAADIAPGCDGLLFLPYLSGERTPHADPKARGAFLGLTLSHQRAHMTRAVLEGVAFALADNLALMQRVGISGVRQIRLAGGGAQSPVWRQILADVLDTELVAVEAPEGAALGAAMLAGIATGLWPDIEQATQAAVNLGQPIRPRPDSAEAYRPHYDRFREAYRSLRPLFEL
- a CDS encoding TIM barrel protein encodes the protein MALNDLRPQAQQRSPEELVRHLQSFELDLKFSAGIWFFSPFDSRFHDKYKADIGLEQRLEIAAGLKDYGLAGLEAHYPNEINEDNLEIWKSFARDTGIPLITVVPLLFYDPQFEWGSLSSPLPGPRQAAIQRTVEAFQIGQEVGADFSVVWPGIDGYENPFGVDFAAMRRRFSQGLTQAMDAVPGTRVAFEPKPYEPRGRILYGLTPEGVLLGHEVEAQLEHPRNRELLDEGHKLMCMNPEIGHVHMGFEDLPYALSWPLGEGRLAHTHWNSQPLGNYDQDLNVGAVSPEQMEAGLYTLKMHGYQGYFGIDINPERMPVDVALKISMDALRAANDRINGLDHAGIVEAMMRPDVHRGWIEAHLVRQRAPDPAALPPIEETLSSKEKK